A DNA window from Mycolicibacter hiberniae contains the following coding sequences:
- a CDS encoding MmpS family transport accessory protein — protein sequence MFSAVRRAWLPLLIVAVLAVGGFTVQRVRGFFGADDSGSATVPFEDTKPFHPKVVVYDIFSPDGTYADINYLDLDATPQRLDGAALPWSLTLSTTNPAVSPTIVAQGDGTTIGCRVTIDGELKEERVSSSPVSAQTFCIVKSA from the coding sequence ATGTTCAGCGCCGTCAGACGCGCGTGGTTACCCCTGCTCATCGTCGCCGTTCTCGCGGTAGGGGGGTTCACTGTGCAGCGAGTCCGGGGCTTCTTCGGAGCCGACGACAGCGGTAGTGCAACCGTGCCGTTCGAGGACACCAAGCCGTTCCATCCCAAGGTTGTGGTCTACGACATCTTCAGCCCGGACGGGACCTACGCCGACATCAACTACCTCGACCTCGACGCCACGCCGCAGCGGCTCGACGGCGCCGCCCTGCCGTGGTCACTGACCCTGTCGACCACCAACCCCGCGGTGAGTCCCACCATCGTCGCCCAAGGTGACGGCACCACCATCGGCTGCCGCGTCACCATCGACGGGGAACTCAAGGAAGAACGCGTTTCCAGCAGCCCCGTCAGTGCCCAGACCTTCTGCATTGTGAAATCCGCATGA